Genomic window (Bacillus pumilus):
AACGATTGTCGTGAAATCGTCTGATCTGTTAGACAACAATAAAGGGCTGATTGCTGTTGAAAAACTCAGTCGTGCAATTGAACAAACAGATGGCGTAAGTAAAGTGAGAAGTGCGACACGTCCTGTCGGTAAAGGGTTGAGTGATCTATACGTGAAATCACAAGCAAAAGAACTGAATACCGGACTTGATAAAAGTAATGAAGGCTTGAAAAAAATCCAAGATGCACTGACGACAATGAGTCAATCCATTGAGGATCAAACGCCGCAAATCAAATCATCTGGAAAAGGCATTAACAAATTAATTTCTGGTACAGAATCAGTGCAAACGGGCATTCAAAACGTCGAAAAATCGTTAAGAAAACTGCAAAGCGGAATCGATCAAAACAAAAACGGTGTAGCAGAAATTAAAGAGAACATTAAAGGTGCGAAAAAAGAATTAACGGCTCAAGTCGCACAAGTGAATCAGCAAGTGTCGCTATATAAAAGCATTTCCAAAGAATTAAAGGCAGCATTAGCGCAGGTAGATACATCCTCCTCAGCGGCAGCGGATGTAAAAAAGTTAATTACACAAGCAAATAAACAATTTAGTACACTTGAAAAACAAATCCCGCAGGTAAAAGAAAATCAATCGTATCAAGCCATCAAAGCTTCATATCATGAACTTTCTACGACCTTGCAAGAAGGGGCGAAACAGGCAGACAGCTATGCCAAACAAGCGAAAGAAGCGAAAAAACAGCTTGAAGCAGCAGATGCCTTTATTGCAAAAGCTAGAGAGCAGCAAAAAGTCTTGACGAGTCAAATCGATGAGCTCATTGCTGGCTTAGACGCAATTGAAACTGGATTGGGTAAAACGTCTAAAGGTCAAGGGCAAATAGCTGATAATATGCCAAAGCTTGCAAATGGTGCCGGGCAAGTGATAGAGGGTCAAAAACAAATGAAAGAAAAGATTGGCGGCTTTGGAGATGACATGACCAAGCTGACAGATGGGCTGAACAAGAGCGTAAGCGGCTTAGAGAAAATTTCAAGTGGGTTAATGGGTGCAGGTGATTACTTAGACGAACTGAAAAATGCACCCGATCAAGACATGGCCGGCTGGTTTATTCCAAAAGACGTGCTGAAAAACAAAGCATTTAAGCAAGTATTTGATTCGTACATGTCAGATGACCGCAAGATGACTAAGATTGATGTCATTTTAGAAAAAAATCCATATGGCAATGAAGCCTTGTCCACGATCAAACAAGTAGAGGCTTCTGTCGAACGGGCACTTCCTGAAACAAACCTAAAAGATGCTTCATTCGGCGTTTCAGGTGTATCAAGTATGAACGCTGATTTAAAACAGCTCTCAGACCAAGATTTCAATAAGACAGTTCTTTACATGATGATCGGTATTTTCCTCATCTTAGTGATCCTGTTCCGTTCGCTTGTTATGCCGCTATACTTGGTAGGTTCACTTATTTTGACTTACTTTACAGCCATCGGAATGACAGAATTTATTTTCACCCACTTCTTCGGATATCCGGGCATTAACTGGGCGGTTCCATTCTTTGGATTTGTCATATTAATGGCGCTCGGGGTCGATTATTCGATTTTCTTAATGGAGCGGTTCAATGAATACAAAACAAAAGACATTCAGTTTGCGATGACCGAATCGATGAAGAATATGGGCTCTGTTATCATGTCTGCTGCTGTTATTTTGGCAGGAACATTTGCCGCAATGCTTCCTTCGGGTGTGCTGTCTCTCTTACAGATTGCAACACTTGTTCTCACAGGACTTTTACTGTACGCACTCGTTGTGCTACCATTGTTCGTACCTGTGATGGTGAAATTGTTCGGATCAGCTAACTGGTTCCCATTTAAACGAAAAGAATAGATATTTCAAATAGAAAGTAGGAATCCATGTGATGAGTCGTTGGGCGCTGATAACAGGTGCCAGTGGCGGGATTGGGCAGGCCGCAGCCAAAAAGCTTGCCCATGAAGGCTGCCACGTAATGCTCCATTATCACAAAAATGAGCAGGCAGCCGTAGCGCTTGCCGCTGACCTGGAAGAAACATGTCATATTCAGACGCATGTCGTTCAAGCGGATTTAGCTAAAATGGGCGGAGCTGATGAGCTCGCCAGCCGTCTGCCTGTATCTCCAGATATTCTTGTCTTAAATAGCGGTAAAAGTCATGTCGGATTAGTCACAGATACAGAAAAAGACGTATTAGCCAGTATGGTGCAGCTGCATGTCACAAGTCCATATGAGCTCACCCAAAACCTATTGCCTGCCATGATCCAAAAAAAAGCAGGACATATCGTTGCAGTCAGCTCGATATGGGGAGAAACAGGTGCATCGTGTGAAGTGCTGTACAGTATGGTCAAAGGTGCGCAAAATGCGTTTATTAAAGGTCTGGCGAAAGAGCTTGCTCCAAGTGGAATTAGAGCAAATGCTGTTTCGCCTGGTGCTGTTGATACAGACATGATGAAAAGCTTCACAAAAGAAGATATTGCCATGCTTGAAGAAGAAATCCCGCTTGGCAGGCTTGCATCACCTGAGGAGATTGCCGATGTCATTTGGTTTCTCGCCTCAAAACAGTCCAGTTATATGACAGGACAAATATTATCCGTTAATGGCGGCTGGTACTGTTAAAAAACGTGTATAATTCATCTCTCCATGACAAAAGCTATGGCTGTAATTCATCTTTTCGAATGGAGGAATCGACATGTCAGTACTTGAGAACTGGGACCATTGGAAAAACTTTTTAGGTGACCGTTTAAATCATGCGCAGGATAAAGGTTTAGAAGGAGATACCATCAATAACCTTGCGTATGAAATTGGCGGATATTTAGCTAACGAAGTTGAAGCAAAGAACGAGCAAGAAAGAGTACTTGCTGACCTTTGGAGCGTTGCATCAGAAGATGAGCAGCGTGCCATTGCCAATATGATGGTCAAGCTGGTTGAAAATAATAGCTCGCACTAAACAAAAAGAGGGGTCGTTTGTGCCTCTCTTTTTATTTTAACCGTTTAGCAACATTGTGCTTTCTAAAAATGTGAAAATGCTTTATGATAAAGGAAGGTAAAAATTTGCCACAATGAAGGGGGTAATATCATTTGGCAAAGCTCGAATGGTATTTTGAATATGAGATACAGGTAAACCGTCCCGGACTATTAGGAGATATATCTTCTTTAATGGGGATGCTTTCAATTAATATTGTGACAATTAATGGTGTTGATGTATCAAGACGCGGAATGCTTTTACGCTGTGACCACACAGATCAAGTGAAGCGCCTTGAATCAATTTTAAATACAATGGAAACGATAAAAGTAACAAAATTAAGACAGCCAAAGCTTCGTGACCGCTTAGCGGTTCGTCACGGCAGATACATTCAGCGTGATGCGGATGACAAAAAGACGTTCCGATTTGAAAGGGACGAGCTTGGTCTTCTTGTTGATTTTATGGCTGAACTATTTAAAAAAGAAGGACATAAGTTGGTTGGGATTCGCGGAATGCCGCGTGTCGGAAAAACAGAATCAATTGTAGCTTCAAGTGTATGTGCCAGCAAGAGATGGCTTTTTGTATCGTCCACTCTTTTGAAACAGACGATTCGAAGTCAGCTGATTGCGGATGAATACAGCCCAGATAACGTTTTTATCATTGATGGGATTGTGTCAACAAGAAGAGGTTCTGAGAAGCACTTGCAGCTTCTAAGAGAAATTATGAGACTGCCGGCAACGAAGGTGGTTGAGCATCCAGACATCTTTATTCAAAATTCAGAATATACAATGGATGATTTCGACTATATCATTGAATTGCGCAATAGTGCAGACGAAGAGATTACATATGAGCACGCTGAAGAACCACAAGTGTTTGATCATTCTGGTTTTTCTGGCTTCGATTTTTAATATGGTAATGGTAGGTGTTTGTGTTGACTGAATTGGGAAAACGGCTCGTTGAGGCCAGAGAGGAAAAAGGGATGTCGCTGGAGGATCTTCAGACGGTGACCAAAATCCAAAAGCGTTACTTGCTAGCAATCGAACAAGGAAACTATGATATTATTCCAGGTAAATTTTACGTCAGAGCGTTTATTAAACAATATGCCGAAGCCGTTGGACTGAATTCTGAGCAATTGTTCGAAGAGTTTCGTAAAGATGTTCCAAGCACGTATAACGATGAAGTATCTGATAAATTATCAACAATTAAGCCGCAAAGAGAACTTCCAAAGCCTGCTTCAAAAGTGCTTGAGTTGCTGCCGACCATTTTGATTATTGGAGGCGTCCTTGTGGTCATTGCGATCATCTATGTGATCGTGCAGGCGGTCAATCAAGACAGCGGACAGAAGAATCATCAGACAGCTCCTCAGCAGTCAGAATCTAAATACGAAGTATCTGAGGATTCATCTCTTGCAAAGGACCAAAAGAAAAAAGAGAAGAATTCTTCAGATGATGAAGAAAAACCTTCTGAAAAAGAGGATTCATCAAAAGATGATGAAACGGTCTCTTTAAAGGCGGCGAATACAGAAGGCTCTACGACAACGTATGAAGTGACGGGTGCAGATGAGATGGAGTTA
Coding sequences:
- a CDS encoding MMPL family transporter: MRAIIKGRWLITILWIVLAAVLLITAPNMAQLTKEKGQISVPDGYPSSYANQLLKKMSENGDTEKSIVIVFQEKNIVKERETSLKKAMEILEKDQALHVEDITSYFEANKDIKQQMLSKDRTTLLVPVTYDSNKIKASDFKDRVNEKLKSLNLTFEMTGQPLIDDDVITSSQEGLKKTEFITIGFILIVLVLVFRSAVAPFVPLVAVALSYLVSQSIVAYLVKYLDFPLSTFTQIFMVAIMFGIGTDYCILLLSRFKEEIAHGKDKIEAILITYKTAGKTVLFSGIAVLIGFTCIGLAQFQLYKSAVAVAVGVAVLIVALLTIVPFFMAVLGKVLFWPIKGDIAHPQSKMWETAGRFSFKKPLFSLLIVGIITLPPILMYKGTLSYNSLDEIGNKYESVNAFNTISDKFGPGEALPATIVVKSSDLLDNNKGLIAVEKLSRAIEQTDGVSKVRSATRPVGKGLSDLYVKSQAKELNTGLDKSNEGLKKIQDALTTMSQSIEDQTPQIKSSGKGINKLISGTESVQTGIQNVEKSLRKLQSGIDQNKNGVAEIKENIKGAKKELTAQVAQVNQQVSLYKSISKELKAALAQVDTSSSAAADVKKLITQANKQFSTLEKQIPQVKENQSYQAIKASYHELSTTLQEGAKQADSYAKQAKEAKKQLEAADAFIAKAREQQKVLTSQIDELIAGLDAIETGLGKTSKGQGQIADNMPKLANGAGQVIEGQKQMKEKIGGFGDDMTKLTDGLNKSVSGLEKISSGLMGAGDYLDELKNAPDQDMAGWFIPKDVLKNKAFKQVFDSYMSDDRKMTKIDVILEKNPYGNEALSTIKQVEASVERALPETNLKDASFGVSGVSSMNADLKQLSDQDFNKTVLYMMIGIFLILVILFRSLVMPLYLVGSLILTYFTAIGMTEFIFTHFFGYPGINWAVPFFGFVILMALGVDYSIFLMERFNEYKTKDIQFAMTESMKNMGSVIMSAAVILAGTFAAMLPSGVLSLLQIATLVLTGLLLYALVVLPLFVPVMVKLFGSANWFPFKRKE
- the ymfI gene encoding elongation factor P 5-aminopentanone reductase, which produces MSRWALITGASGGIGQAAAKKLAHEGCHVMLHYHKNEQAAVALAADLEETCHIQTHVVQADLAKMGGADELASRLPVSPDILVLNSGKSHVGLVTDTEKDVLASMVQLHVTSPYELTQNLLPAMIQKKAGHIVAVSSIWGETGASCEVLYSMVKGAQNAFIKGLAKELAPSGIRANAVSPGAVDTDMMKSFTKEDIAMLEEEIPLGRLASPEEIADVIWFLASKQSSYMTGQILSVNGGWYC
- a CDS encoding DUF3243 domain-containing protein, yielding MSVLENWDHWKNFLGDRLNHAQDKGLEGDTINNLAYEIGGYLANEVEAKNEQERVLADLWSVASEDEQRAIANMMVKLVENNSSH
- a CDS encoding DUF3388 domain-containing protein, with amino-acid sequence MAKLEWYFEYEIQVNRPGLLGDISSLMGMLSINIVTINGVDVSRRGMLLRCDHTDQVKRLESILNTMETIKVTKLRQPKLRDRLAVRHGRYIQRDADDKKTFRFERDELGLLVDFMAELFKKEGHKLVGIRGMPRVGKTESIVASSVCASKRWLFVSSTLLKQTIRSQLIADEYSPDNVFIIDGIVSTRRGSEKHLQLLREIMRLPATKVVEHPDIFIQNSEYTMDDFDYIIELRNSADEEITYEHAEEPQVFDHSGFSGFDF
- a CDS encoding helix-turn-helix domain-containing protein; amino-acid sequence: MTELGKRLVEAREEKGMSLEDLQTVTKIQKRYLLAIEQGNYDIIPGKFYVRAFIKQYAEAVGLNSEQLFEEFRKDVPSTYNDEVSDKLSTIKPQRELPKPASKVLELLPTILIIGGVLVVIAIIYVIVQAVNQDSGQKNHQTAPQQSESKYEVSEDSSLAKDQKKKEKNSSDDEEKPSEKEDSSKDDETVSLKAANTEGSTTTYEVTGADEMELTISATQTSWLRVRDESGKVLKMGELKDGESFKTDLSELSQVDIRLGNASGIDIKVNDETLKYELDPKNTMTQNIVIVNKGKEKSS